Sequence from the Candidatus Accumulibacter similis genome:
GGCGGCGAACTCGGACTCGACGTTGATGAACTCGCAGTTGGCAACCTCACCCGCCTTGACCATTTCGCCAAGGCCTTCGACGATGTGCGTCTGCGGCGAGATCGGATAGGCGCAGATCACCTCCGGCCGACAGAGTGCGACCGCTTCGGCGACGGCGTGTGAACCCTCGGTCTGTTTAAGCATGTGCAGTCTCCTCGTGCCGCGCGCCCGCGATCTCATCGACGACGAACTGGAAAGCCTCGCTGGCGGCGGCGACGTTGCTGCTCGCCACCTTGTCGGAGAACTTGGCGTTGATCGCCTGGATCACCGATTCCAGGCGAATGATCCCCGAGGCGGCGGCAAAACCGGCCAGCAGCGGCACGTTCGGCATCGGCCGGCCGACATGCTTGCGGCTGAGGTCGGTGGCCGGCACCGTGCACAGGCGCTCCTTCGGCCAGTCGCGGACATAATCGCCGAGGCCCAGTTCGTCGAAGCTGCGGCTGGTGTTGATCAGGATGTAGCCGTTCTTCTTCAGGCCGCTGAAGACATCGACCTGATAGAGCAGGGTGGGATCCTGGATGATCAGTGCGTCCGGTTCCATGATCGGTTCGCGCAGCCGGATCTCCTTGTCGGCGATGCGGCAGAAGGCGACGACAGGGGCACCGGTCCGTTCCGAACCGAAACTCGGGAAGGCCTGAGCGTGGCGGCCCTCCTCAAAAGCAGCAATCGACAGCATCTCGGCAGCCGTCACCACGCCTTGGCCGCCGCGACCGTGTATTCGGACCTGGAACATATTTCCTCCATTGTTTTACATCGTTCTTTCGACGTTCGCGCAGCATAGCCGAGTTCAACTCCGATGAAAACAACGATACCGCGGCGTATGGTGAAGGTTCCCGCCACGATGTGAAGAGTCCGCTCAGGATCGGCGCGCCAGGACAGAAGGCGACGCTGACCGCGCGGTCGCCGGGCGACGGTCGTCAGCTGGGGCTGCTGGCGAGGCCGGCCGCTGTCCGTCGGGCCGTCGACAGGACGCGTTTCCTCGGCGTCTCGCCGGATGATGAAGTCGACAATCTGCTGATCGGGCGCGCAACCCCGTTGCCTCGGTAGCGGGCGCTATTGGTCCTCCTGCTCAGCTCCGCAGCGGTGGTGGCCGGCGGGGCCGCCCACAGAATCTCGCGTGGCGAGCGAAATCGACCTCGCTGGCCGCCGGTTCCGCAGCATTGAACTGACGGGGTCGTCCTGCCTGATCGTCGCCGCTCCGCCCAGCGACGACGGCAGCTTCATGCTCTTCCGCTGGTCGGCACGGGCAGGCGACCCGCCGCAGCCCGTGGCGGGTGTCGATCGGCACGATCTGCGCCCGGAAGCCTTGTTCGCCATCCCTGGCGGCGCGCGGCGAAGCGCGATCCGTGCGGCGCCCGCGTTGCTACGCCCGGCGGGGGATCAGCACGGTGTAGTCGAAATCGAGCAGTACACCCGTCTCGTAGGCTCCGTCTGCGGTCCGGTACGGGAAGTTGGCACACGGCAGGTCCTTGGTAGCCACGGTACGCAGCCGCAGTGCGCCGACGTCGCTGCGCCCGGGTAGTGCCAGCGGCTCGATGACTTCCGTCCACGCGTAGATGGTGTCGCCGGCGAAGGCGGGGCTGACGTGCCGCCCGCCATTGATGGCGGCGATGCTGAAGGCATTGGCGAGCCCGTTGAACGACAGCGCCCGTGCCAGGCTGACGATGTGCCCGCCATAGACCACGCGCCGCCCAAAACGGCCGCCGCGCTCGCTCTGCTGGTTGAAATGCACACGCGAGGCGTTCTGGTAGAGGCGGGTGGCCAGCATGTGTTCGCTCTCTTCGATCGTCATCCCGTCGACGTGGTCGATGCGCTCGCCGGCAGCATAGTCTTCCCACAGTTCGTCGCTGCCGGCCAGCGAGCCGTCGTACTGGCTGAGGCGGATTCCCGCCGGCACGACCAGTTCGCTCACATCGATCGCCTCGGGCAACTCGGGGACACAGGTCGGCGGGGCCGGCGACTGCGGATCGCGCTTGTGCACCATCACCCAGCGGCAGTATTCGAGGGCGATCTGGCCGCGCTGGTTGACGCCGCAAGAACGGACGTGGACGATGCCGGACCTGCCGTCGCTGTTCTCCTTGAGCCCGATCACCGTCGAGTCGGCGCTCAGCGTGTCGCCCGGATAGACCGGGTGGCCGAAACGGCCGGCCGCGTAGCCCAGGTTGGCAACGGCGTTGAGCGAGATGTCCTGCACCGTGCGCCCGAACACCATGTTGAGCGCGAGCAGGTCGTCGACCGGCGCGCGCGGGAAGCCGAGACTGTGGGCGAAGGTATCGGCGGAGGTGGTCGCGAAGCGCGATCCGGTCAGGGCCGTGTACAGCGCAACGTCGCCTTCGGTGATCGTTCGCGGCGGCGCATGGGCGATCTTCTGGCCAACCTGGAAATCCTCAAAGAAGTTGCCGAGTCTGTTCTTCGCTCTCACTGAATGTCCTCCCTCTGCCGTTGATCGGGTTTCCTACAGGCCATAGGCGGCGGCGAGCTCGGGGTCGCGTCGGGCGACCAGCCGCGCCAGGTCGACAATGACCTTCGCCTGTTTCCAGGTGGCATCGTCCTGCATCTTGCCGTCGATCGTCGCCACGCCGCTGCCGTCAGGCATCGCCTCGAGGATACGCTTGGCGAAGAGGACTTCCTTGATCTCGGGGCTGAAAACGCGCTTGGCGATGGCTATCTGGTTCGGTGCCAGCGACCAGGCACCCGAGCAGCCCATCAGGAAGGCATTGCGGAACTGCGCCTCGCAGGCGGCTTCGTCCTTGAGGTCGCCAAACGGCCCGTAGAACGAGCGCAGACCATGTGCGACGGCTGCGTCGACCATGCGCGCGACCGTGTAATGCCAGAGGTCCTGCTGGAAGAAGGGGCGCTGCGCCTGGCCCGCCTCGGGGTCGGCGAGGACGCCGTAGCCCGGATGGCCGCCGCCGACGCGCGTCGTCTTCATGCCGCGGGAAGCCGCCAGATCGGCCGGGCCCAGGCTGAGGCCATGCATGCGCGGGCTGGCGCCGCAGATCGCCTCGACGTTGGTGACACCCTGCGCCGTCTCCAGCAGTGCGTGCAGCAGGATCGGCTTGCGCACCGCGTACTTCGCTTCCAGTAGCGCGACGTACTGATCGACGAAATGGATGTCCCACGGTCCCTCGACCTTGGGAATCATGATCACGTCGAGTTTGTTGCCGACATGGCGGATGATCTGTTCAAGGTCATCGAGAACCCATGGGCTGTTCAGCGCATTGACGCGCACCCACATCGCGGTGTCGCCGAAATCGTGCTGGCGCAACAGTTCGATGAAGCCGGAACGCGCCGCTTCCTTGGCGTCGATCGGGATCGCGTCCTCGAGGTTGCCGCACAGGACGTCGCACTGCCGGGCGGTCTCCGGCGCCTTGGCGCGAATCTTCTCGATGTGCGGCGGAAAGAAGTGGATCATCCTTTCGGGTCGTACCGGCAGTTCACGCAGGGGTTGCGGCGCACCGATGGCGAGCGGTTTGTAGAAATGGACGGGCAGTTTCATGGCGTTTCCCCTGGTAGCAAGAAAGCGGATGGGTGCGGCGGCAGGAAGTGTCCTGCAGCGGTGGTGTCAGGCCGGTCCGGCAACGATGCGCGCGTCGTGCAGGCGGCCCACCTCGGCCTCGCTCAAGCCGAGAATGTCGAGCAGAATCTCGTCGGTGTGCTCGCCGAGCCTCGGCGCCGGCATCGCCGGCAGGCGCGGTACGCGGCTGAAGTCCAGCGGTGTCGCTGGCATCAGGTAGGAGCCGACGCCCGGCTGGTCGACCAGCGAAAACATCGGGTTGTCGGTCGAACAGTCCGGGTCGAGCGCGATCGCTTCACGCACGCTCCGGTACGGACCCCAGGTGACGCCATGCGCATCGAGGGTCTGCGCCGCCTCGGCGAGCGTGCGGGCATGAAACCACGGGTCGAGCAGGGCAGCGATCTGTTGCCGCGCCCGATAGCGGTTGCCTTCATTCTCGAGGTCGAGGCCGAGGCGGGCAGCGAGGGTGGCGATTGCCTCGCGCAGACCGGTGGCCTTCAGCAGGCGGTGCCATTGCATGGCCGTCAGACCGACGATCATCACCCGCTTGCCGTCGAGCGTTGCGAAGTCGCGGCCGAAAGCGCCATACAGATAGTTGCCCTGCCGCGGCCGGTCGCTGTCATTGACCATCACCTCGGCCAGCATGCCGAAATTGCCGAGCATGGCCAGCGCCACGTCCTTCAGCGCCAAGCGGACGAGTTGTCCTTCACCGCTCAGGCGCCGATGCCGCTCGGCGGCCAGCAGGCCGACGGCGATCATCTGGCCGCTGATGAAATCCCAGGCGGGGAAGACGTGATTGACCATTTCCGGCGAACTGATCGGTCCGGTCATCATCGGCAGGCCGACCTGCGGGTTCAGCGTGTAGTCCACCTCCGAGCTGCCGTCACGGCGTCCGCTGAGGTTGACCATGATGAGGTCCTGGCGGTGTGCCTGCAGCACCTCGTAAGCCAACCAGCCCCTGGCCGGGAAGTTGGTGCTGAACAGGCCGGCGTGCTCGCCCGGCGCGCAGATCAGCTGTGTCAGCAGCTCCTGTCCGCGCGGGAAGCGGAAATCGACGACGATCGACCGCTTGCCCTTGTTCAGACCGGCCCAGAACAGGCTGTGCCGGCCATCGAGGGTCAGTGGCCAGCGACCCTGGTCGAGGCCACCGCCAGGCGGGTCGAAGCGGATGACCTCGGCACCGAGTTGCGCGAGCGTCATCCCGCCGAGTGGTGCGGCGACGAAGGCCGATCCCTCGACGACTCGCAAACCCTTGAGTATTCCCTGCATTGCCGGCTTGACCCCCCGTTTCAGATAGCGCCGGCATTGCCCGGCCGCTCCTCGGCCGCCGGTGGGCCTGCAGCGATCGCCGCACGCCGGGCACGGCCGGCAGGCCGATCGATTGGCGTGTGCCACCCGGCGCCAAAGCAAGCCTCGCAGTATAGTTTCAAAAGGCGGTCGCCGGTATAAGTGGCGACGCCTTGGCAATGGACGCGACCCGCAAGGGTGCGGGCATCGGGGGCGCGTCGGTGGCCTGGGGCCGTCCTGCGTGCACTCGGATGGGCCTGGCGCGAGGCGTCAGCAGCATCGGCGCCGGCATGAGCGGGAGATCCGAAACCCGCCTGGAAAAGTGGTCAGGCATGGTCTATAGTGGTTCCAGTCTTGCGGGAACGGTCGGGCAGTCCATCGTCGTGTCGGCGCGAAGCCACCGTGGAACCTGCAGAGGCGGCAGTCGGCTGCTGCGCGAAGGGCCCTGGCGGGCGGTCACGCAGTACGCAGGCACGAGTCGCAACGGCGTTGGCTTGGCAGTCGCAGGCGTCTCGGGCGCCGGCAATGGCATTTGGGGGGGGCGAGCGAAGTCCGGGGCTGCAGGTGGCCCGGCGAGGACGCCGCTTGCCGGACAGCAATACTTGCGAGTCGAAGGTGGAACCTGACCGGCGAAGAAGGAGCCAGGGAGCAGCCTGTCGTTGGCGGGCGGGAGCGGCTTGTCCTCGTTTCCGTTCCGACCTCGCCGGATGCCGTCGCGCGCCAGCCCGGGCTTCTGCCGGCGACCGTTCGCCAGCCTGGGTCGCCAGCCGATGCCGTTGCCGGTTGCCGGCAGCGCCGTGTACGGCCAAGTCGCTGGCGGCGCTTCCTCCTCCCCGTCCCGGGGACGTGGCCGGCGCATTCAGGGCGACGCCAGCACGCGGCGGCGATGGCCGTCCTGGAATCGCTCGCGCCGGCCGGCAGAGGTCGCGGGCCGCAGCGGGCGGCAGCTTGCCCGCCCCTTTCGGCGTGGCGGGCTGCGATCCGGCAGCCATCCTTTCCCTATCCCCGACCCCTCTGCCGATTGCGGGCGAGGGATTGGTCGTGCGTCGCTGGCGCGACTGGCACGCGAATGACGTATTCCCCTGACCTCAGAAACGATTACGGAGGCAACACATGAAGCTCACGCTGACCCCTGACGAACTCAACGCCTGCTATGGCGAGCTGCACGAGGCGAATGCAGCCTTCAAGGGGCATTACCCCGCGGATTCCTCCGAGAGGCAGCCGGTACACACGGTTTACGGCGGGGCCAATCTGTTCAAGGCCGGGTTTGCCGGCAAACTCGGCGAGGTGGCGCTGAAGACCCTCGACACCTATGCGCCGAACTATCACGTTTTCGCCCGCGTTCTCGGTTTGCCGGGTGCGGAGACCCTGCCCAGCAACCCGGTCGAAATCGACAGCCTGACCCGGGCGCTGGAAAGCAACCCGGAGCAGGTGCGCGAGATCAAGCAGGCTGCCTGGCTGGCATTCACCGTCTATAACCGGGTCGTCAAGAAGCTGCGGACCGAGCCCATCGAGGACAACCGCATCGACTTCGAGGATGGCTACGGCAATCGGCCGGACGACGAGGAGGATGGTCATGCCGTCGCCGCAGCGGACGAGGTCGCCAAGGGGATGAGCGAGAGCGTCCTCTCGCCGTTCATCGGCATTCGCATCAAGACCTTCTCCGACGAGTGCAAGGTGCGCTCGATCCGCACGCTCGACATCTTCCTCACACGGCTGGCACAGAAGACCGGCAGCCGCTTGCCGGAGAACTTCATCGTCACCCTGCCCAAGGTGACGACTCCGGAGCAGGTGTCGGCCTGTGCCGGCATTCTGGCAAGGCTCGAGGCGCGGCTGGGTTATCCGAAGGACTCGCTGCGCATGGAGATCATGATCGAGACGACCCAGTCGATCATCAACCACCGCGGCGAGAACACGGTGCCGCTGCTCGTTGCAGCCGCTGCCGGCCGCTGCCGGTCGGCGATCTTCGGCACATACGATTACACCGCCTCGTGCAACATCACGGCCGCGCACCAGAGCCACACCCACCCCTCGTGCGACTTCGCCCGCCACGTGCTGCAGGTCAGCCTCGCCGGTACCGGCATCACGATCAGCGATGGCGCGACCACCAGCATGCCGATCGGGCCGCACAAGGCCTCCGCGGGGTCCGCCCTTTCGCCACAGCAGCTGGACGAGAACCGCGCCGTCGTGCACGGCGCCTGGAAGCTGCATTACGACAACATCATGCACTCGCTGCAGCATGCCTACTATCAGGGATGGGACCTCAACCCCGGGCAGCTGCCGGTGCGCTATGCGGCGGTCGACACCTTTTTCCTCAGCGGGCTGCAGGATGCCTCGGCGCGGCTGAATGCCTTCCTGAACAAGGCAGCACAGGCGACGCTGGTGGGCAACACTTTCGACGACGCGGCCACCGGTCAGGGGCTGCTGAACTTCTTCCTGCGCGGCATGGCCTGCGGTGCCATCACGGAGCAGGAAGTGCTGGCAACGGGGATCACTCTGGACGAACTGCGCTCGCGTTCGTTTGTCCGCATCGTCAATAACCGGACACGGCAATAGACACCGCTCCGGAACCACGCAAGCAGAAAGGAATGAGTGATGACTGAGGTCAACTGCGGGATCCAGGGGGGGTTGCCGTATCTCGATGCAGCCGATGCGGCGATCGGGAAAGCGCTGGGCTGGATGAAGCAGCGGTGCATGGGCAGCAAGGGCGTGTCGAACGAGAAACTCGACGAGCACCAGATGGCCAGTTTCGATCTGGCCTGGTGTGCCGCCGAAGCGACCGCGGCGCGTTTTGCCGCGGACTACGCCGCCAGGGTGGTGGCTGCCGGCCAGCAGGGCGGCGGCGTCTGCCTCGAGGAGCGGATGGCGCTGGCGTTCTGCGCCGAGGCACTGCAGAACATTCACAACCGGTTGTGGGCGAGACCGCAGAGTTTCGGTCTGAGCGAGGCGGATGTCGCCGCGCTGGCTTCCTCCGGCCTCAGCCGTTTCTGCCAGTTGCAGCTCGACGCCGCTCACCTCGAAGCGCTCGGCCGTGACGTCATGGCGCTGAATGGGGCCAGCGGCGCCTACATGCTCAGCGATGATGCGACCATGATGCAGGATTCGTTCCGCAAGCTGGCGACGAACGTGGTGATGCCGCTGGCCGAGGAAATCCATCGCCACGACCGGATCATCCCGCAGGAGATTCTCGAGCCGCTGACCGAGATGGGCTGTTTCGGCCTGTCGATCCCCGAGCGCTACGGCGGCATCCAGAGCGACGATCATGAAGACAACATGGGGATGATCGTCGTCACCGAAGAACTGTCGCGGGGCTCGCTCGGTGGCGCCGGCAGCCTGATCACGCGACCGGAGATACTCAGCCGGTCGCTGCTCAAGGGCGGCACCGAGGCGCAGCGCGAGAAGTGGCTGCCACGGGTGGCGATGGGCGATCCGCTGTGCGCCATCGCCGTCACCGAGCCGGATACCGGTTCGGACGTCGCCGCCATGCGCCTCAAGGCCAGCAAGTGCGAGGGCGGCTGGATCCTCGACGGGGTCAAGACCTGGTGCACGATGGCCGGCAAGGCCGGCGTCCTGCTCGTCCTCGCCCGCTCCAACCCCGACCGCTCGCTGGGCCACAAGGGGCTCAGCATGTTCCTGGTCGAGAAGGATTCGTACGCGGGTCACGACTTCGAGTACCGCCAGCCCGGAGGAGGCGTTCTCAGCGGCCGCGCGATCGCCACCATCGGCTACCGCGGAATGCATTCCTACGAGGTCTTCTTCGACCACGTCTTCGTGCCCGACGAAAACCTGGTCGGGGGGCCGGAGGGCGAGGGCAAGGGTTTCTACTTCACCATGGCCGGCTTTGCCGGTGGTCGCATCCAGACCGCTGCGCGGGCCATTGGCGTCATGCAGGCAGCGTTCGAGAAGGCGGTTTCCTACGCCCAGGAGCGCAAGGCATTCGGCAAGCCGATCGGCGACTTTCAGCTGACGCGCGTCAAGCTGGCGCGCATGGCGACGCTGCTGACCGTCTCGCGTCAATTCACCTATGCCGTCGGTCGGCTGATGGACCAGGGTCAGGGGCAGATGGAAGCGAGCATGGTCAAGCTGTTTACCTGCCGCACCGCCGAGTGGCTGACACGCGAGGCGATGCAGATTCACGGCGGCATGGGTTATGCCGAGGAGACGGCCGTCAGCCGCTACTTCCTGGATGCGCGGGTGCTGTCGATCTTCGAGGGCGCGGAGGAAACCCTGGCCCTGAAAGTCATTGCCCGTTCATTGATCGACGCCGTCCAGTAGGGGCTGCAGCCGCCACGGCGCGTTTCGCAAGAGGAGCTTTCAATGTCGCAGGCAATTCGTTTCCGACCGCAGGTCGAACTCGCACGGACGGTCGGGGTGGACGTCGGCAAGGTCCGCCATCCGCACTATGGCCGCTATCTCGAGGAGTTCGAGCCCGGACAGGTTTTCGTTCACCCGCGTGGTTTCACCTTCTTCCGGGCGCAGATGGAAGCGTTCGCGCGGACCTACATGCAGTGCAATCCGCTCTACCTGAACGAGGAGTTCGCGCGGGCGAGCGGTTTCGCCGCTTTGCCGGCGTCGCCGCAGATGGTCTTCAACGTCGTTCTCTCGCTGGGCGTGCAGAACGATTCGGAGAAGGCGATGGCCAACCTTGGCTACTACGATGCGCAGTATCTGCGGCCCGTGCATGCGCAGGATACGATCCGCTCGCTGACCAAGGTCATCGACCGCAAGGAGCGCGGCGCCGGCAAGCCGGGGATCGTCACCATCCGCACGCTGGGAATCAACCAGCACGACGAGGTCGTGCTGCAGTACCAGCGCAAGATCATGGTCGCCGGGCAGGGCGGGCGGCCGCCGACGACACCATTGCCGCCGTCGGCGGACGGGCGGATGCCAGCCTTTCCGTGGGTCGATGAGGCCGAGGTCTTCCTGCCGCGTTTTCCGGATGTCCTGCCCGCCGGGCTCACCGGCCCGAGTTCCTGCTGCGAGGATTTCACGGTCGGCGAGATCATCGTCCATGCCAACGGCCGCACCATCACCGACGAGCATCTGCCGCTGACCTATGCGGTGGGCAACACCCATCCGCTGCACTTCGACCGCGTCTTCAGCTCCGGCCTGTCTGGCAAGATGAGCGGTGACCCGATCGTCTATGGCGGTCTCGTCTTCGCCTGGCTCGAAGGACTCGCCAGTCGCGATGTCAGCGACAACAGCGTCTGGGAACTCGGTTTCACCGAGGGCTACCACACGCAGCCGTCGATCGCCGGCGACACCGTCGCGGCGCTGTCGCGGGTACTGGCGAGCGAAGACGCTCCGGGCGAACTTGCTGCCCGCTTCGGGATCGTCAGCTTCCAGCTCATCGGCGTCAAGAACGTCAGCGCCGCCGCGGCGCTGGCGAAGCATGGCGCCGACCTGTTCATCAAGGAGAACGACAAGAAGGATCTCGGCAAGGAAAAGATCGACGAGAAGATTTTTGAGATCGA
This genomic interval carries:
- a CDS encoding 2-oxoacid:acceptor oxidoreductase family protein; the protein is MFQVRIHGRGGQGVVTAAEMLSIAAFEEGRHAQAFPSFGSERTGAPVVAFCRIADKEIRLREPIMEPDALIIQDPTLLYQVDVFSGLKKNGYILINTSRSFDELGLGDYVRDWPKERLCTVPATDLSRKHVGRPMPNVPLLAGFAAASGIIRLESVIQAINAKFSDKVASSNVAAASEAFQFVVDEIAGARHEETAHA
- a CDS encoding phosphoenolpyruvate kinase — translated: MKLTLTPDELNACYGELHEANAAFKGHYPADSSERQPVHTVYGGANLFKAGFAGKLGEVALKTLDTYAPNYHVFARVLGLPGAETLPSNPVEIDSLTRALESNPEQVREIKQAAWLAFTVYNRVVKKLRTEPIEDNRIDFEDGYGNRPDDEEDGHAVAAADEVAKGMSESVLSPFIGIRIKTFSDECKVRSIRTLDIFLTRLAQKTGSRLPENFIVTLPKVTTPEQVSACAGILARLEARLGYPKDSLRMEIMIETTQSIINHRGENTVPLLVAAAAGRCRSAIFGTYDYTASCNITAAHQSHTHPSCDFARHVLQVSLAGTGITISDGATTSMPIGPHKASAGSALSPQQLDENRAVVHGAWKLHYDNIMHSLQHAYYQGWDLNPGQLPVRYAAVDTFFLSGLQDASARLNAFLNKAAQATLVGNTFDDAATGQGLLNFFLRGMACGAITEQEVLATGITLDELRSRSFVRIVNNRTRQ
- a CDS encoding 2-methylfumaryl-CoA isomerase is translated as MQGILKGLRVVEGSAFVAAPLGGMTLAQLGAEVIRFDPPGGGLDQGRWPLTLDGRHSLFWAGLNKGKRSIVVDFRFPRGQELLTQLICAPGEHAGLFSTNFPARGWLAYEVLQAHRQDLIMVNLSGRRDGSSEVDYTLNPQVGLPMMTGPISSPEMVNHVFPAWDFISGQMIAVGLLAAERHRRLSGEGQLVRLALKDVALAMLGNFGMLAEVMVNDSDRPRQGNYLYGAFGRDFATLDGKRVMIVGLTAMQWHRLLKATGLREAIATLAARLGLDLENEGNRYRARQQIAALLDPWFHARTLAEAAQTLDAHGVTWGPYRSVREAIALDPDCSTDNPMFSLVDQPGVGSYLMPATPLDFSRVPRLPAMPAPRLGEHTDEILLDILGLSEAEVGRLHDARIVAGPA
- a CDS encoding acyl-CoA/acyl-ACP dehydrogenase, producing the protein MTEVNCGIQGGLPYLDAADAAIGKALGWMKQRCMGSKGVSNEKLDEHQMASFDLAWCAAEATAARFAADYAARVVAAGQQGGGVCLEERMALAFCAEALQNIHNRLWARPQSFGLSEADVAALASSGLSRFCQLQLDAAHLEALGRDVMALNGASGAYMLSDDATMMQDSFRKLATNVVMPLAEEIHRHDRIIPQEILEPLTEMGCFGLSIPERYGGIQSDDHEDNMGMIVVTEELSRGSLGGAGSLITRPEILSRSLLKGGTEAQREKWLPRVAMGDPLCAIAVTEPDTGSDVAAMRLKASKCEGGWILDGVKTWCTMAGKAGVLLVLARSNPDRSLGHKGLSMFLVEKDSYAGHDFEYRQPGGGVLSGRAIATIGYRGMHSYEVFFDHVFVPDENLVGGPEGEGKGFYFTMAGFAGGRIQTAARAIGVMQAAFEKAVSYAQERKAFGKPIGDFQLTRVKLARMATLLTVSRQFTYAVGRLMDQGQGQMEASMVKLFTCRTAEWLTREAMQIHGGMGYAEETAVSRYFLDARVLSIFEGAEETLALKVIARSLIDAVQ
- a CDS encoding MaoC family dehydratase translates to MRAKNRLGNFFEDFQVGQKIAHAPPRTITEGDVALYTALTGSRFATTSADTFAHSLGFPRAPVDDLLALNMVFGRTVQDISLNAVANLGYAAGRFGHPVYPGDTLSADSTVIGLKENSDGRSGIVHVRSCGVNQRGQIALEYCRWVMVHKRDPQSPAPPTCVPELPEAIDVSELVVPAGIRLSQYDGSLAGSDELWEDYAAGERIDHVDGMTIEESEHMLATRLYQNASRVHFNQQSERGGRFGRRVVYGGHIVSLARALSFNGLANAFSIAAINGGRHVSPAFAGDTIYAWTEVIEPLALPGRSDVGALRLRTVATKDLPCANFPYRTADGAYETGVLLDFDYTVLIPRRA
- a CDS encoding CoA ester lyase; its protein translation is MKLPVHFYKPLAIGAPQPLRELPVRPERMIHFFPPHIEKIRAKAPETARQCDVLCGNLEDAIPIDAKEAARSGFIELLRQHDFGDTAMWVRVNALNSPWVLDDLEQIIRHVGNKLDVIMIPKVEGPWDIHFVDQYVALLEAKYAVRKPILLHALLETAQGVTNVEAICGASPRMHGLSLGPADLAASRGMKTTRVGGGHPGYGVLADPEAGQAQRPFFQQDLWHYTVARMVDAAVAHGLRSFYGPFGDLKDEAACEAQFRNAFLMGCSGAWSLAPNQIAIAKRVFSPEIKEVLFAKRILEAMPDGSGVATIDGKMQDDATWKQAKVIVDLARLVARRDPELAAAYGL
- a CDS encoding MaoC family dehydratase N-terminal domain-containing protein, producing MSQAIRFRPQVELARTVGVDVGKVRHPHYGRYLEEFEPGQVFVHPRGFTFFRAQMEAFARTYMQCNPLYLNEEFARASGFAALPASPQMVFNVVLSLGVQNDSEKAMANLGYYDAQYLRPVHAQDTIRSLTKVIDRKERGAGKPGIVTIRTLGINQHDEVVLQYQRKIMVAGQGGRPPTTPLPPSADGRMPAFPWVDEAEVFLPRFPDVLPAGLTGPSSCCEDFTVGEIIVHANGRTITDEHLPLTYAVGNTHPLHFDRVFSSGLSGKMSGDPIVYGGLVFAWLEGLASRDVSDNSVWELGFTEGYHTQPSIAGDTVAALSRVLASEDAPGELAARFGIVSFQLIGVKNVSAAAALAKHGADLFIKENDKKDLGKEKIDEKIFEIERRLLIRKRR